Proteins encoded within one genomic window of Candidatus Cloacimonadota bacterium:
- a CDS encoding SPASM domain-containing protein, protein MLKENIRFVRKSFTFRRFINVIKVYFSYLLSLIFRRAFYWGFPPIIMIEPTNVCNLKCPLCPTGNDTLKRQKGFMSFDVFKKIIDEVHKKSLMVVLWNQGEPYLNIEFNKMVKYASDHDLFTLVSTNGNLDIDGEDIVNSGLDSMIISLDGTNQKTYNKYRVNGKLENVLNNVKKIVTARKKLRRNNPILRWQFLVMKHNEHELDEIKRMAAALEVDNLELKSIQIYSKEDVHNFLPKNPKYRRYKVKGEDFELKYGIKNQCRRIWTNAVVNWNGDVAICCFDKEGEFKIGNVKDEKLEKLWKSKSIMKIRNQILKDRKQIPVCRNCLEGVSIKLEETKV, encoded by the coding sequence ATGTTAAAAGAAAATATTAGATTTGTTAGAAAGAGTTTTACTTTTCGTAGATTTATAAACGTCATAAAAGTTTATTTTTCTTATCTGCTTTCACTAATTTTCAGAAGAGCTTTTTATTGGGGTTTTCCACCAATTATCATGATAGAACCTACGAATGTCTGCAACTTGAAATGTCCACTTTGTCCAACAGGAAATGACACATTGAAAAGGCAGAAAGGATTCATGAGCTTTGATGTTTTTAAAAAGATCATTGATGAAGTGCATAAAAAGTCATTGATGGTGGTTTTATGGAATCAGGGAGAACCTTATTTGAATATAGAATTCAATAAAATGGTAAAATATGCATCTGATCACGATTTATTCACCTTAGTTTCCACAAATGGAAATCTCGATATCGATGGAGAGGATATTGTAAATTCAGGTTTGGATTCGATGATAATATCACTGGATGGAACAAACCAGAAGACTTACAACAAATATCGCGTAAATGGAAAACTTGAAAATGTTTTGAACAATGTAAAAAAAATAGTAACTGCCAGAAAGAAACTAAGAAGAAATAACCCCATTTTACGCTGGCAATTTCTGGTGATGAAACACAACGAACATGAATTGGATGAAATAAAAAGAATGGCTGCAGCGCTGGAAGTTGATAATCTGGAACTTAAAAGCATCCAAATTTATTCCAAAGAGGATGTTCATAATTTTCTGCCCAAAAATCCCAAATATCGACGTTATAAAGTGAAAGGTGAAGATTTTGAATTGAAATACGGGATTAAAAACCAGTGCCGCAGAATCTGGACAAATGCCGTTGTTAATTGGAATGGTGATGTAGCGATCTGCTGTTTTGATAAAGAAGGTGAATTCAAGATCGGAAATGTAAAAGATGAAAAACTTGAAAAACTCTGGAAAAGCAAAAGTATCATGAAAATCCGCAATCAAATTCTAAAAGATAGAAAGCAAATTCCTGTATGTAGAAACTGTCTGGAAGGTGTTAGTATAAAACTGGAAGAAACGAAAGTCTGA
- a CDS encoding outer membrane protein transport protein, which produces MKKLFSLFVVLLLTTGLFANGLSLNSIGPKALGMGGAFVGLADDGSAIYWNPAGLSWQAKAIHASVADIIPMAKYEYETYAIEAEAKKNHYVSPNIFANYKMGNIGLGFGIYVPAGLGAEWDGEDLLAFNGPAAFDPGGNFPNAFYGIEFDWMSEIAVIDFSPAISYAVNEKFSVGLAANIYYGMLELKRGADFFGYDLDPTSAGFGTFAMGAEDGMLDTQQAIDVTGLGFGAALGLMYKPMDNLSIGLSYRSPVNVEFEGDAAFENAAFAAIPIPGLTEEMAEIDTELDIEWPTWIAGGLAYEATEKLTITLDAQYSQWSSLDKIDVILQFPDALGGETEEEMVLEWEDQTQIRFGAQYALRPCLDLRGGLYYDPAPSPDETLTILFPSGTYTVVTGGFGFHKNNFVVDFGAEYLIGGERDVEASPHNMPGKHNIDIFAFSFGAGYKF; this is translated from the coding sequence ATGAAAAAATTATTCAGTCTTTTTGTAGTACTATTATTAACCACAGGTTTGTTTGCAAACGGTCTCAGCTTAAATAGTATAGGGCCAAAAGCTTTAGGAATGGGTGGCGCATTTGTTGGTCTGGCCGATGACGGTTCCGCTATCTATTGGAATCCTGCAGGATTATCATGGCAGGCAAAGGCGATCCATGCCTCAGTAGCAGATATTATTCCTATGGCGAAATATGAATATGAAACTTATGCTATTGAAGCTGAAGCTAAGAAAAATCATTATGTGAGCCCCAATATTTTTGCAAATTATAAAATGGGAAATATCGGTTTAGGATTTGGAATTTATGTTCCTGCTGGTTTGGGTGCTGAATGGGATGGAGAAGACCTTTTAGCTTTCAACGGACCTGCTGCTTTTGATCCAGGTGGAAACTTCCCAAATGCCTTTTACGGTATTGAATTCGACTGGATGAGTGAAATTGCGGTTATTGATTTCAGCCCTGCTATATCTTACGCAGTAAACGAAAAATTTTCTGTTGGTTTAGCAGCTAATATTTATTATGGAATGCTGGAATTAAAACGAGGTGCAGATTTCTTTGGCTACGATCTTGATCCTACAAGTGCCGGTTTTGGTACTTTTGCAATGGGTGCTGAAGATGGAATGCTGGATACTCAGCAGGCAATTGATGTGACAGGATTAGGATTTGGAGCTGCTTTAGGCTTGATGTACAAACCTATGGATAACTTAAGTATTGGTCTCAGTTACCGATCTCCGGTTAATGTTGAATTTGAAGGTGACGCAGCTTTTGAAAATGCTGCTTTCGCTGCTATCCCAATTCCTGGCCTTACAGAAGAAATGGCAGAAATCGATACTGAATTAGATATCGAATGGCCTACATGGATTGCTGGTGGTCTTGCTTATGAAGCCACAGAAAAACTAACAATAACACTCGATGCACAATATTCTCAGTGGAGCTCTTTGGATAAAATCGATGTTATTTTGCAATTCCCCGATGCACTTGGTGGTGAAACTGAAGAAGAAATGGTTTTAGAATGGGAAGATCAAACTCAGATTCGTTTTGGAGCGCAATATGCACTTAGACCTTGTTTAGATTTACGTGGCGGTTTGTATTATGATCCTGCTCCTTCACCTGATGAAACACTTACAATTTTATTCCCATCAGGTACTTACACTGTTGTTACGGGTGGATTTGGATTCCATAAAAACAATTTTGTTGTAGATTTTGGTGCTGAATATCTTATTGGTGGAGAAAGAGATGTAGAAGCTTCTCCTCATAATATGCCTGGTAAACACAATATCGATATTTTTGCTTTCTCATTCGGTGCAGGTTACAAATTCTAA
- a CDS encoding Ig-like domain-containing protein has protein sequence MTKRTIQIIFLTVAAMLLILGCGHRKSPTGGKKDTVKPEILSISPLELSDISDSDIEVVFSKPIERNTIISGLYIYPPILQKKFKWDKNVLTIKILEKLEENTNYFFTFQTSIKGEHNNELDKQYTYIFSSGKLNDNRISGKLNWEKNEDKNLKVNFTLMAPDSTFITSQIINTSAFEFTNLNNTDHILEAYADKNRNKKYDYGDEPYFYAYLDSAEFTSINVEMAYEDTLKPAIRSANAVWDNQVQITFDEPVLDFSKVEITTKDSFPKKHDILSEYLEIDVLTLITSKMDTLQYIAYFYDLLDTKNNINDSVSIVFDGAVINDSIPPVILDSYPKNGDTIKESYQTFSIVFDEIIRNTDLNISLQDMEQKKTVPIKIVQADSKLCKFVPLHDLDNYSSYKLSILANDFNENEISKPYEIDFIVIFR, from the coding sequence ATGACAAAGAGAACAATTCAAATTATTTTTTTGACTGTTGCTGCAATGCTGCTGATTTTGGGTTGTGGTCATCGAAAAAGTCCTACCGGCGGAAAAAAAGATACTGTAAAACCGGAAATATTGTCCATTTCGCCCCTGGAGTTATCTGATATTTCAGATTCCGATATAGAAGTTGTGTTTTCCAAACCAATCGAAAGAAATACAATAATCAGCGGATTGTATATTTATCCTCCGATATTGCAGAAGAAATTCAAATGGGATAAAAACGTATTAACCATTAAAATCCTGGAAAAACTGGAAGAGAACACGAATTATTTTTTCACTTTTCAAACTTCGATAAAAGGTGAACACAATAACGAACTTGATAAGCAATATACCTACATTTTTTCCAGTGGAAAACTAAATGATAACAGAATAAGCGGAAAGCTGAACTGGGAAAAAAATGAAGATAAAAATCTTAAGGTAAATTTTACTTTAATGGCTCCAGATTCCACATTTATTACGAGTCAAATAATCAACACGTCTGCCTTTGAATTTACCAATTTGAATAATACCGATCATATTCTGGAAGCTTATGCAGACAAGAACAGGAACAAAAAATATGATTATGGAGACGAACCATATTTTTATGCTTATCTTGATTCTGCAGAATTTACTTCAATTAATGTGGAAATGGCTTATGAAGATACTTTGAAGCCTGCGATCAGATCAGCAAATGCTGTTTGGGATAATCAAGTCCAAATCACTTTTGATGAACCTGTTCTGGATTTTTCAAAAGTCGAAATTACAACCAAAGATTCCTTTCCCAAAAAACATGATATTCTGTCTGAATATTTGGAGATTGACGTTCTTACACTCATCACTTCCAAGATGGATACCTTGCAATATATTGCATATTTCTATGATTTACTCGACACAAAAAATAATATAAATGACAGTGTTTCTATCGTGTTTGATGGTGCGGTTATAAACGATTCTATTCCACCGGTAATCCTGGATTCTTATCCAAAAAATGGAGATACGATTAAAGAATCTTATCAAACTTTTTCAATTGTGTTTGATGAGATTATCCGAAATACAGATCTGAATATCTCTTTGCAAGATATGGAACAGAAAAAGACCGTTCCTATAAAGATCGTACAGGCTGATTCCAAATTGTGTAAATTTGTACCTTTGCATGATCTGGATAACTATTCTTCCTATAAACTTTCCATTTTGGCAAATGACTTTAATGAAAACGAGATTTCCAAACCCTATGAAATTGATTTCATAGTGATTTTTCGTTAA
- the recR gene encoding recombination mediator RecR, whose translation MFEGLLGELVQNLKRLPGIGNKSAQRLAMHIVAGDKIQALDLADSIQKAVENFTHCSVCNMLTETDPCRFCSDTSRQSDHLCVVENTQDIHLIENTHEFHGRYFVLGKLLSPLDGIGPNEINFPQLMQLMESENTEELILALNPSAEGESTISFIASHLEDKNVNITRLSTGLPFGGDLEYTSPITLGNALKRRYSVKD comes from the coding sequence ATGTTCGAAGGCTTGCTGGGCGAACTTGTCCAAAATTTAAAAAGATTGCCAGGTATTGGCAATAAATCCGCTCAAAGACTGGCGATGCATATTGTTGCCGGTGATAAAATTCAAGCATTGGATCTGGCAGATTCCATACAAAAAGCTGTAGAGAATTTCACGCATTGCTCGGTTTGCAATATGCTTACAGAAACCGATCCATGCAGGTTTTGTAGTGATACTTCTCGTCAGAGTGATCATCTTTGCGTGGTAGAAAATACACAGGATATTCATCTGATCGAAAATACGCATGAGTTTCATGGTCGTTATTTCGTTTTAGGAAAATTACTTTCACCCTTGGATGGGATCGGTCCCAATGAAATCAACTTTCCTCAACTTATGCAATTGATGGAATCTGAAAATACTGAGGAATTGATATTGGCTTTGAATCCTTCTGCAGAAGGTGAAAGTACGATTAGTTTCATTGCATCACATCTTGAAGATAAGAATGTGAATATAACTCGATTATCAACTGGTTTACCATTTGGTGGAGACCTGGAATATACAAGCCCGATTACGTTGGGAAATGCTCTCAAAAGGCGTTATTCAGTAAAAGATTGA
- a CDS encoding YbaB/EbfC family nucleoid-associated protein: protein MFPGGKKGMKDLMKQAQKMQQDLAKAQEELANKVVEGTSGGGMVKVEMNGKHQVLSIKIDPEVVDPDDIEMLEDLIIAALNEAQEKVAQSSENELGKLTGGMKIPGMF, encoded by the coding sequence ATGTTCCCAGGTGGAAAGAAAGGCATGAAAGACCTGATGAAACAGGCACAAAAAATGCAGCAGGATTTGGCAAAAGCTCAAGAAGAACTGGCTAATAAAGTTGTGGAAGGAACTTCCGGTGGCGGTATGGTGAAAGTAGAAATGAATGGAAAGCACCAGGTTCTTTCTATCAAGATCGATCCGGAGGTCGTTGACCCCGACGATATTGAAATGCTGGAAGATCTTATTATTGCAGCTTTGAACGAAGCACAGGAAAAAGTGGCTCAGAGCAGTGAAAACGAACTTGGCAAATTGACAGGTGGCATGAAAATTCCTGGAATGTTTTAA
- the rsmI gene encoding 16S rRNA (cytidine(1402)-2'-O)-methyltransferase — MKKGKLYIIPTPIGNLGDITLRSIEILQKVAIIGAEDTRTSAKLMKHFKIETQLFSYHKFNERSRVEKILNHLNNGEDVAIISDAGTPGISDPAEIIIKEVLNNKFDVEALPGAAAFVPALVASGLDCKQFFFAGFLPEKETEKTELLESISKLKSTLIFYEAPHRIIKTIKYLHENLGDRNSVIARELTKIHETYYRCKFSEFLSNPDKITMKGEFILLVEGARAVELSDDVLLEMLKTEIDKGISKKEAVKKISSEAKEPRNRIYALSLKL; from the coding sequence ATGAAAAAAGGAAAATTATATATCATTCCCACCCCGATCGGAAATTTGGGTGATATAACGCTGCGAAGTATAGAAATTTTACAGAAGGTTGCTATAATCGGAGCTGAAGATACACGAACTTCTGCCAAATTGATGAAACATTTCAAGATCGAAACTCAGCTTTTCAGTTATCACAAATTCAACGAAAGATCGCGAGTAGAAAAGATATTGAATCATTTAAATAATGGGGAAGATGTAGCTATCATTTCCGATGCCGGAACTCCAGGCATTTCCGATCCGGCTGAAATAATAATCAAGGAAGTATTGAATAATAAATTTGATGTAGAAGCTTTACCGGGTGCAGCTGCTTTCGTTCCGGCTCTGGTAGCTTCCGGTTTGGATTGTAAACAGTTTTTCTTTGCGGGATTTCTACCTGAAAAGGAAACGGAAAAAACGGAACTTCTGGAATCGATTTCTAAACTGAAATCTACATTGATTTTTTATGAAGCTCCTCATCGAATTATTAAAACAATTAAATATTTACATGAAAATTTGGGAGACAGGAATTCTGTAATTGCCAGAGAGTTGACCAAGATCCATGAAACTTATTATCGTTGCAAATTCAGTGAATTTTTATCTAATCCAGATAAAATAACTATGAAAGGTGAATTTATTTTACTGGTCGAAGGAGCTCGAGCTGTAGAACTATCTGATGATGTGCTTTTAGAAATGTTGAAAACAGAAATTGATAAAGGAATTTCCAAAAAAGAAGCAGTGAAAAAAATCTCATCAGAAGCAAAAGAACCCAGAAATAGAATTTACGCTTTGTCTTTAAAGCTTTAA
- a CDS encoding sensor histidine kinase, with protein MVRKLPSHKKKLIISLSVLLIIGFLTTSLVSYFVALSSLRSQISSTELPLTSDNVYSEIQRDLFRPIIISSMMANDTFLQNWIAGGEKNITEITNYLSAIVQKYNFFTSFFVSETTRIYYQSKGILKIVQEDEERDKWYFRVKIMKEEYEINIDPDMANNDVMTVFINYKVFDNRGNFLGAAGVGLEIKTLVEFLDKYSEKYNRNIYLVDNDGNIVLHNNSLPDTYQKIHQMNGINALVDSLLSSTRKMLKFNRDKSTVHLNTRFIPELNMHLFVEKIENKTMKNINNALIINLVLFIVITTIIILLTTITINIYQKFANKQQIEIYEKNTELQNKNEDLEQLIQEKSAALEQNNLLMREMNHRVKNNLATIQSLLRIQSSEVKDDTSRMALKESESRLKSITHLHQMLSRKIDLSKISVTKYVQNLVNDVLKSFDVNTDKIRVEMEVEDIELDMNVLIPFALILNELLTNSLKYAFPDNEGKINIFINSVDDMNCQLTFIDNGIGLPENFNIKETDSLGTQIVSMLVSQIHGDLSFNSKKNKGTEFFIKFPTKK; from the coding sequence ATGGTAAGAAAATTACCCAGCCACAAAAAGAAATTGATCATTTCTTTAAGTGTTTTATTGATAATAGGTTTTTTAACAACTAGTTTAGTAAGTTATTTTGTAGCACTTTCTTCCTTACGTTCTCAAATTTCCAGCACCGAATTACCGCTAACCAGCGACAATGTTTACAGCGAAATTCAAAGAGATCTCTTCCGCCCTATCATCATTTCCTCAATGATGGCGAATGATACTTTTCTGCAAAATTGGATAGCTGGTGGTGAAAAGAATATCACTGAGATCACAAACTACTTGTCTGCTATCGTGCAAAAATACAACTTTTTTACCAGTTTTTTTGTTTCAGAAACAACCAGGATTTATTACCAATCTAAGGGTATTTTAAAAATAGTGCAGGAAGATGAAGAACGTGACAAATGGTATTTCCGAGTAAAAATAATGAAGGAAGAATACGAGATTAATATTGATCCTGATATGGCAAATAACGATGTAATGACTGTTTTTATTAACTACAAAGTATTCGATAATCGTGGAAATTTCCTGGGAGCTGCAGGGGTTGGGCTGGAGATTAAAACCTTAGTTGAATTTCTGGATAAATACAGCGAAAAATATAATAGAAATATTTATCTTGTCGACAATGATGGAAATATAGTTCTGCATAATAATTCTCTTCCAGATACTTATCAAAAGATCCATCAAATGAATGGCATCAATGCCCTGGTGGATAGTTTATTATCTTCCACCAGAAAAATGCTGAAATTTAATAGAGATAAAAGCACTGTTCATTTGAATACAAGATTTATACCAGAACTTAACATGCATTTATTTGTAGAGAAGATTGAAAATAAAACTATGAAGAATATTAATAATGCACTGATCATTAACTTAGTTTTATTTATTGTTATAACTACAATCATTATTCTATTAACAACTATTACAATAAATATTTATCAGAAATTTGCCAATAAACAGCAAATCGAGATCTATGAAAAAAATACTGAGTTACAGAATAAAAATGAGGATCTTGAACAATTGATACAAGAAAAAAGTGCAGCCTTAGAGCAAAACAATCTTTTGATGCGGGAAATGAATCATCGAGTAAAGAACAATTTAGCAACAATACAGAGTTTGCTCCGAATACAATCATCAGAAGTAAAAGATGATACATCACGCATGGCATTAAAAGAAAGTGAAAGCCGCTTGAAATCCATCACTCATCTGCATCAGATGCTTTCCCGGAAAATAGATCTTTCAAAAATCAGCGTTACGAAATATGTGCAAAATCTTGTAAACGATGTATTGAAGTCGTTCGATGTAAATACAGATAAGATCAGGGTCGAAATGGAAGTTGAAGATATTGAACTCGATATGAATGTTTTAATTCCATTTGCTCTTATTCTGAACGAACTTCTTACAAATTCTTTAAAATATGCCTTCCCGGATAATGAAGGTAAAATCAATATTTTTATAAATAGTGTAGACGATATGAATTGCCAGTTAACGTTTATTGATAATGGTATCGGCTTACCTGAAAACTTTAACATCAAGGAAACTGATTCATTGGGAACTCAGATAGTTTCCATGCTGGTTTCGCAGATCCATGGAGATTTAAGTTTTAATTCGAAGAAAAATAAAGGAACTGAATTTTTTATAAAGTTCCCGACCAAAAAATAG
- a CDS encoding HAD hydrolase-like protein, which translates to MKYRLIIFDFDGTLADTFDWFVKNIRLMADKYKFKNVTDDEISKLRDNDVKFMMKYVGFPSLKLPIIATQMRNQMTREIDNIKLFPGIPEILRKLTEANFKISVVSSNSTRNVKHVLGQELCDLIDHFECGVSMFGKESKLTKAVKKSNSKFEESIYIADELRDIEAAHKLAMAFGAVSWGYTNSEALKEKNPEVIFENVSDIYDKLIDEN; encoded by the coding sequence TTGAAATACAGATTGATCATTTTTGATTTTGATGGAACTCTGGCTGATACGTTCGACTGGTTTGTAAAGAATATTAGATTGATGGCTGATAAATATAAATTCAAAAACGTAACAGATGATGAAATTTCAAAGTTGAGAGATAATGATGTAAAATTTATGATGAAATATGTAGGCTTTCCAAGTCTGAAACTTCCGATTATAGCAACTCAAATGAGAAATCAGATGACCAGAGAAATAGATAATATAAAATTGTTTCCCGGCATTCCAGAAATACTTCGTAAATTAACTGAAGCAAATTTCAAAATATCCGTCGTCAGTTCCAATTCCACGAGAAATGTAAAACATGTTCTGGGGCAAGAACTTTGTGATCTAATCGATCATTTTGAATGTGGTGTATCGATGTTCGGCAAGGAAAGTAAATTGACCAAAGCTGTAAAGAAAAGCAACTCAAAGTTTGAAGAATCAATTTACATTGCAGATGAGCTCAGGGATATCGAAGCTGCTCATAAATTGGCAATGGCTTTTGGCGCAGTAAGCTGGGGTTACACAAATTCAGAAGCTCTAAAAGAGAAAAATCCTGAAGTAATTTTTGAAAATGTTTCAGATATTTACGATAAATTGATCGATGAAAATTGA
- a CDS encoding GNAT family N-acetyltransferase, producing MKIDINPASRKRYDALFELMFSETGTYLERSLDLLKMNKAQFKEVFDNTGKKYEIFFDDKFAGFFWIENRNDTTHIHALIIFKKFRRKGIGNYV from the coding sequence ATGAAAATTGACATAAATCCTGCCTCCAGGAAAAGATATGATGCCTTATTTGAACTGATGTTCAGTGAAACTGGTACTTATTTGGAACGATCTCTTGATCTACTTAAAATGAATAAAGCACAATTCAAAGAAGTTTTCGATAACACAGGAAAAAAATATGAGATCTTTTTTGATGATAAATTCGCAGGATTTTTCTGGATCGAAAACAGAAACGATACAACCCATATTCATGCTTTGATAATTTTCAAGAAATTTCGTAGAAAAGGTATCGGTAATTATGTTTAG
- a CDS encoding VOC family protein — translation MKTPHRIEWIVLPARNLQKAKEFYSKIFGWKITNYTKDFWLFDADTIHGGFDPNLNSYNDGIRFSITVDDIIETLEEIENSGGKTIKEKFEIAPGFGYCAQFKDPNGNVLELWSEK, via the coding sequence ATGAAAACCCCACATAGAATTGAATGGATCGTACTTCCTGCAAGGAATCTGCAGAAAGCTAAAGAATTTTACTCCAAAATATTTGGATGGAAGATTACAAATTACACTAAAGATTTCTGGTTATTTGATGCAGATACAATTCATGGTGGATTCGATCCAAATTTAAATTCTTACAATGATGGTATTAGATTTTCTATAACTGTAGACGATATAATTGAAACTCTTGAAGAAATTGAAAATTCTGGAGGAAAAACCATAAAAGAAAAATTTGAGATTGCTCCTGGATTTGGTTATTGTGCTCAGTTCAAAGATCCAAATGGTAATGTTTTAGAATTGTGGAGTGAAAAATAA
- a CDS encoding aminotransferase class I/II-fold pyridoxal phosphate-dependent enzyme, with protein MALKKLNEALYKNLEDLRASGRDKGEELVIKKIKKAEGEFGPRYLLEGYDEKEFIKMNANSYLGMSMNPDVIEAEEAAAQEFGVGPGAVRFISGTHTPHIALEKKLAKFHGREAGMIFSSAYVTSLGVIFPLTTKETVVVSDELNHNCIIQAMRLSRPAAKLIYKHNDMADLEAKMKEAVGKGKRCIVVTDGIFSMRGDFAPFDELTKICAEFDDKFDEGVITIADDSHGVGAFGKTGRGTEEYTGAKVDILIGTLGKAFGVNGGYVVASDTVIEYLREQAPMYIYSNPITCSEAAATLKVLEMIDSDWGVKRLEHLSAMTKKFEDGLKALGFETIEGPHPVVPLMVRDTAETTKLVKYLTKNGVLGTGLNFPVVPKGDEEIRFQVNADHTEADIDKVLEILANYKK; from the coding sequence ATGGCTTTAAAAAAATTAAATGAAGCTCTTTATAAGAATCTGGAAGATTTGCGAGCTTCCGGACGCGACAAAGGTGAAGAGCTTGTAATCAAGAAGATCAAAAAAGCAGAAGGTGAATTTGGTCCGCGTTATCTTTTGGAAGGATACGACGAAAAAGAATTCATCAAAATGAATGCGAATTCCTATCTGGGAATGTCTATGAATCCTGATGTGATTGAAGCGGAAGAAGCTGCTGCACAGGAATTTGGTGTAGGTCCGGGTGCTGTTCGTTTCATCAGTGGAACTCATACTCCACACATCGCTCTGGAAAAGAAGCTGGCAAAATTCCACGGTCGTGAAGCCGGAATGATTTTCAGCTCGGCTTATGTGACAAGCTTGGGTGTGATCTTTCCGCTAACAACCAAAGAAACAGTTGTGGTTTCCGATGAATTAAATCATAACTGCATAATCCAGGCAATGCGTCTTTCCCGTCCTGCTGCCAAGCTTATCTACAAACACAACGATATGGCAGATCTGGAAGCAAAGATGAAAGAAGCTGTAGGCAAAGGTAAACGTTGTATTGTTGTAACGGATGGAATCTTTTCGATGCGTGGAGATTTTGCACCATTCGACGAACTGACAAAAATCTGTGCTGAGTTTGATGACAAATTCGATGAGGGTGTTATCACGATAGCCGATGATTCTCATGGTGTTGGTGCTTTTGGTAAAACAGGACGTGGAACCGAAGAATATACCGGTGCAAAAGTTGATATTCTGATCGGTACTCTGGGCAAAGCTTTTGGCGTGAACGGTGGCTATGTTGTTGCTTCAGATACAGTAATTGAATACCTTCGCGAACAAGCTCCTATGTATATTTATTCCAATCCGATCACCTGCTCGGAAGCTGCGGCAACACTTAAGGTTCTGGAGATGATCGATAGCGATTGGGGTGTGAAAAGACTGGAACATCTTTCTGCAATGACCAAGAAATTCGAAGATGGCCTTAAAGCTCTTGGCTTTGAAACTATAGAAGGACCGCATCCTGTTGTTCCTCTCATGGTTCGAGATACAGCTGAAACAACTAAACTAGTAAAATACCTCACGAAAAATGGTGTTCTGGGAACTGGCTTGAACTTCCCAGTAGTGCCAAAAGGTGATGAAGAGATCAGATTCCAGGTAAATGCAGATCACACAGAAGCAGACATTGATAAAGTTCTGGAGATTTTAGCAAATTATAAGAAGTAA
- the acpS gene encoding holo-ACP synthase, with the protein MIAGIGIDIIEVKRVEKLCDRDEKFLAKVFTKTEIEYCRKFKNGSQNFAGRFAVKEAFLKAMGTGWANGLKFSEIETINDKLGKPEIFLHGKTKEIFEAGKYEIAHVSIAHLKDYATAVVVIEKK; encoded by the coding sequence TTGATCGCTGGTATCGGCATTGATATAATAGAAGTGAAGAGAGTGGAAAAACTTTGTGATAGAGATGAGAAATTTTTGGCAAAAGTGTTTACTAAAACAGAAATTGAATATTGCCGAAAATTTAAAAATGGATCTCAGAATTTTGCCGGCAGGTTTGCTGTAAAAGAAGCCTTCCTGAAAGCTATGGGAACAGGTTGGGCTAATGGTCTTAAGTTTTCTGAGATTGAAACAATTAACGATAAACTGGGCAAACCGGAGATCTTTTTACATGGCAAAACAAAAGAAATTTTCGAAGCAGGAAAATACGAAATTGCCCATGTTTCTATTGCTCATCTCAAAGATTATGCCACAGCTGTAGTTGTAATCGAAAAAAAATAA